A single window of Solanum dulcamara chromosome 5, daSolDulc1.2, whole genome shotgun sequence DNA harbors:
- the LOC129889873 gene encoding autophagy-related protein 8f, whose amino-acid sequence MAKSSFKQEHDLEKRRAEAARIREKYPDRIPVIVEKAEKSDIPNIDKKKYLVPADLTVGQFVYVIRKRIKLSAEKAIFIFIDNVLPPTGAIMSAIYDEKKDDDGFLYVTYSGENTFGGLNEL is encoded by the exons ATGGCCAAGAGCTCATTCAAGCAAGAACACGATCTTG AGAAGAGGCGTGCTGAGGCTGCTAGGATTAGGGAAAAATATCCAGATAGGATTCCG GTGATAGTTGAAAAGGCTGAAAAAAGTGATATTCCCAACATTGATAAGAAAAA GTATCTTGTGCCAGCTGACTTGACAGTTGGGCAATTTGTCTATGTCATTCGCAAAAGAATCAAATTGAGTGCAGAAAAggcaatattcatatttattgacAATGTCCTACCGCCAACAG GGGCAATCATGTCTGCAATCTACGATGAGAAGAAGGATGATGACGGTTTCCTCTATGTTACCTACAGTGGAGAAAACACATTCGGGGGCCTGAATGAGCTGTAG